From a region of the Zingiber officinale cultivar Zhangliang chromosome 4B, Zo_v1.1, whole genome shotgun sequence genome:
- the LOC121975416 gene encoding uncharacterized protein LOC121975416 — protein sequence MLLLLIILSIKDLEIVGNRQHARGFQLAKLVQQRHPDVNIIIVCSGLLDAISDTAWIIKAVMEEFITFPILVLKKDFLQFPKIVQMSDHVGFLLCQGSIDHLVYLSGHNEIAVISKAIEEYSVHKDENNPPVQQSIMDKTSYDNMIKEPYFSPFRILLLHYPGSISIDEDGNRMFVSDSNHHRIIVSDSEGRILDCIGSSPGFEDGKFESAKLFRPAGSFYCPNENCLFFVDSENHAIRRADMENRVVETIYPASVQKSSGVWSWLLDKLELGTKVVSQAGQLDLDLIKLPWHLLNMRENDLLTIDRSFETLWVVSRESGEIKKIVKGVSNVMEICGDMIMEKATLLKEISENLPPKTFHHCLSDEGMCFSGWLSSIAMFQDDIIFCNADSQRIFRYHRESRVISYLQLSNLGVLGLPYWMVCPLERVIKRENKETILSEHIRHFNVLPGKCDIQFDVNIPQDSELVSPVEKSCLWFHVRGSASEFSAVEEQKTGAGKDGIAQQWFDELDNLAFSQVEDETSSLDEGEHVERQFQDDRVHFNCSIGISPGTAEVVVSTVLYLKLKKTQENIEDRSSLAMRILECNKQKMSKLEADASTRLLLETFKDVEDLIFMKPVHIRLKLQCADHPTAVTNKETICTDSLINVDISLD from the exons ATGCTTTTATTGCTGATAATTTTATCTATTAAGGATTTAGAAATCGTGGGCAATCGACAACATGCTCGTGGGTTTCAACTAGCTAAATTGGTACAGCAGAG GCATCCGGATGTCAATATTATTATAGTATGTTCTGGCTTGCTCGATGCAATTTCTGATACTGCTTGGATCATTAAGGCTGTCATGGAGGAGTTTATTACCTTTCCTATCTTAGTATtgaagaaggattttcttcag TTTCCTAAAATTGTTCAGATGTCAGACCATGTGGGATTCTTGCTATGTCAAGGCTCAATTGATCATTTGGTTTATTTAAGTGGGCACAATGAGATTGCTGTAATATCTAAAG CAATTGAGGAATACAGTGTCCACAAGGACGAAAATAACCCTCCAGTTCAACAGAGTATTATGGATAAAACAAGCTATGACAACATGATAAAGGAACCTTATTTTTCTCCGTTCAGGATCTTGCTTCTCCATTACCCAG GTTCAATTTCCATAGATGAAGATGGAAACCGTATGTTTGTATCTGACAGTAATCATCATAGGATCATTGTTAGCGATAGTGAGGGGAGGATTTTAGATTGT ATTGGTTCTTCCCCAGGTTTCGAGGATGGTAAATTTGAATCTGCTAAATTGTTTCGACCTGCTGGATCATTCTATTGCCCCAATGAAAATTGCCTTTTCTTTGTGGACTCTGAG AACCATGCGATAAGAAGAGCTGATATGGAGAACAGAGTGGTGGAGACCATTTACCCTGCTTCTGTTCAAAAAAGCAGTGGGGTTTGGAGCTGGCTCCTTGATAAACTTGAGCTgggaaccaaagttgtatctcaAGCTGGGCAGCTGGATTTGGATTTGATTAAATTACCATGGCATTTGTTGAACATGAGGGAGAATGATCTTTTAACTATTGATCGCAG ttttGAAACCTTATGGGTCGTGAGCAGGGAATCTGGAGAAATTAAAAAGATAGTGAAAG GTGTATCAAATGTTATGGAGATATGTGGGGACATGATAATGGAGAAAGCAACACTATTGAAGGAAATTTCAGAGAATTTGCCACCAAAGACATTCCATCATTGCCTTTCTGATGAAGGGATGTGTTTTTCTGGTTGGCTGTCATCAATAGCAATGTTCCAAGATGATATCATCTTCTGCAATGCAG ATAGTCAAAGAATTTTTAGGTATCACCGTGAGTCCAGAGTCATTTCTTATCTACAGCTTTCAAACTTAGGAGTACTTGGATTGCCATATTGGATGGTTTGTCCTCTTGAGAGAGTTATTAAGCG TGAAAATAAAGAGACGATTTTGAGCGAACATATTCGGCATTTCAATGTCCTTCCAG GAAAGTGTGACATACAGTTTGATGTAAATATACCCCAAGATAGCGAACTAGTATCACCTGTGGAGAAAAGTTGTTTATGGTTCCATGTTAGAGGTTCTGCTTCTGAATTTTCTGCAGTTGAAGAACAAAAAACTGGGGCAGGGAAG GATGGGATTGCTCAACAGTGGTTTGATGAATTGGATAACCTTGCTTTCTCACAAGTGGAGGATGAAACCTCTTCTCTTGATGAAGGTGAACATGTGGAAAGGCAATTCCAAGATGACAGGGTTCATTTTAATTGTTCAATCGGCATAAGTCCTGGAACTGCTGAG GTGGTGGTCTCTACTGTTCTCTATCTGAAATTGAAGAAAACACAAGAAAACATTGAGGATCGAAGTTCACTAGCAATGAGAATTCTGGAGTGCAATAAACAGAAAATGAGCAAACTGGAAGCCGACGCATCAACCAGATTGCTTTTGGAAACCTTTAAAGATGTAGAAGATTTGATCTTTATGAAGC